A DNA window from Drosophila pseudoobscura strain MV-25-SWS-2005 chromosome 2, UCI_Dpse_MV25, whole genome shotgun sequence contains the following coding sequences:
- the Osi6 gene encoding keratin, type II cytoskeletal 2 oral codes for MKFFIATACVLLLAAGISADPVKAATEEQSGAFAKCLDTDSISCLQLTLFRKAKSIFDNPQIELFGGVSLVKANEGRQGKSLDNSVAVEAAPTVEARTAEMGNYFMDNAKSFFAERSLNFNFANAARSVARAIPDDIKADLRELVVESRTRKKKLLKKFLPILLGVGAKIAVLGVGSIFGLLFLAKKALVVSVIAFFLALAAGASSGLGRIGGSGGGGGLLGGLGGLFGGKNAGSSSSASSGGWSSGGGAPASNGWSSGGSSGWDTHGAYSSPVAQTIAYQGYKQARR; via the exons ATGAAGTTCTTCATTGCCACCGCTTGTGTCCTGCTCTTGGCAGCGGGCATCTCGGCCGATCCTGTCAAGGCCGCCACCGAGGAGCAGTCGGGTGCATTTGCCAAGTGCCTCGACACCGACTCCATTTCGTGTCTGCAGCTCACG CTCTTCCGCAAGGCAAAGTCCATCTTCGACAATCCCCAAATCGAACTCTTCGGCGGCGTCTCTCTGGTCAAGGCCAACGAAGGACGTCAGGGCAAGTCTCTAGACAACTCGGTCGCCGTCGAGGCCGCCCCAACTGTGGAGGCCCGCACCGCTGAGATGGGCAACTACTTCATGGACAACGCCAAGAGCTTCTTCGCTGAGCGCTCGCTGAACTTCAACTTCGCCAATGCTGCCCGCAGCGTTGCCCGCGCCATTCCCGATGACATCAAGGCTGATCTCCGTGAACTGGTTGTGGAGTCCCGTACCCGCAAGAAGAAGCTCCTCAAGAAGTTCCTGCCAATCCTGTTGGGCGTTGGTGCTAAGATCGCTGTCCTCGGCGTTGGCTCCATCTTCGGTCTGCTCTTCCTGGCCAAGAAGGCTCTGGTTGTGTCCGTTATCGCCTTCTTCCTAGCTCTGGCTGCCGGCGCGTCCAGCGGTCTTGGTCGCATTGGCGGCtcaggcggcggcggtggtctGCTCGGCGGTCTGGGTGGACTTTTCGGTGGCAAGAACGCCGGTAGCTCCTCGTCTGCCAGCTCCGGTGGTTGGTCCTCGGGCGGCGGTGCCCCCGCCAGCAATGGCTGGTCCTCGGGCGGTAGCTCTGGCTGGGATACACATGGTGCCTACAGCTCCCCAGTTGCCCAGACCATCGCCTACCAGGGCTACAAGCAGGCCAGGCGGTAA
- the Osi5 gene encoding uncharacterized protein Osi5 — MFRVLPLICLLLGIAIARSENCDHDVIAPTLFCRGERALRNVLRNLNKSDKPLVVVRGLEIVPLQNATSVEEDSEQGLLDSLAFYLRTHEVNVKLAYLLEDDSNGEVAEARKKDKGQGMILAMALMFGKMMAVLGIGGIGALAMKALGVAMVALMMAGMLGLKTAAQHGGESSHSISYVTGEGHHHKRRRRSTMQKPVAVAGQQPMAYRGWN; from the exons ATGTTCCGCGTCTTGCCACTAATCTGCCTTCTTCTGGGCATCGCCATTGCCCGGTCGGAGAACTGCGACCATGACGTTATTGCCCCCACGCTCTTCTGCCGAGGAGAGCGCGCCCTTCGCAACGTCCTGCGGAACTTAAACAAAAGCGACAAGCCGCTGGTGGTGGTCCGCGGTCTGGAGATTGTGCCCCTGCAGAATGCCACATCAGTCGAGGAGGACTCGGAGCAGGGCCTGCTGGACAGTCTGGCCTTCTATCTACGGACCCACGAGGTGAATGTGAAGCTGGCCTACCTACTGGAAGACGACAGCAACGGCGAGGTTGCAG aAGCCCGCAAAAAGGACAAGGGCCAGGGAATGATTTTGGCAATGGCGTTGATGTTTGGCAAAATGATGGCTGTTCTGGGAATCGGGGGCATTGGAGCACTGGCGATGAAGGCGCTCGGCGTGGCGATGGTAGCCCTAATGATGGCCGGAATGCTGGGTCTGAAAACAGCAGCGCAGCACGGCGGAGAATCCAGTCACAGCATTTCATACGTAACCGGAGAGGGACATCATCACAAACGCCGGCGGCGTTCCACAATGCAGAAGCCCGTCGCAGTCGCGGGTCAGCAACCCATGGCCTACAGGGGCTGGAATTGA